From the genome of Lutra lutra chromosome 8, mLutLut1.2, whole genome shotgun sequence:
GCTGAGGAAGAGCAATGCCAATGCCagatttccttcaaaataatGCTGAGGATATAACTTCCTTTCTCAAAACTTCTCTTGACTCACCAATGTCCACTGACTCTGTAGTTTGTAACTAAATAATACCTTCATGATGGTCCCTTCTTCTCATTCTAAATTCTTATCCTTCCACTCTTCTAAATAAGCAAtgtcttttgccttttaaatttcaggtcatttctggaaaataattaaCTCCCTCCAACTGTTCTTTTTATGGATTCTCATTCTTGCTCCCTAATAACACTTaccttgttcttttatttttggtaaacTTACTACGTGAATTTACAGTTTAACATCTTTCTGCCATACTAGGCTGCAGATTCCTTGAACTTAGGATCTATGTCATTCCTATATTTATCCTCAAGGGCCAGTTCAGTATCTGAGACACTTAGTACCCATTTAGTAAGTGCAATatatttttcatggaaaatatattttcatggaaACATATTGTGTTTTAAAGCTTCACAATCTTTTTGATGGTGTCCTTGAATGCTTGCTTCACTTGCTGATTTCTTAGAGTATAAATGAAGGGGTTTAACAAGGGAGTAATTGAGGTAATGAGCACAGCCATTCCTTTGTTGAAGGCACCTTCTTCTTTTGCAGAGGGATTAATATACATAAACATGCAGCTGCCATAGGAGAGGCAGACGACAATCATGTGGGAGGAACAAGTGGAAAAAGCCTTtgtcctttgctgggcagaagggaTCCTCAAAATGGTCCTGATAATGAATGTGTAAGAAAATGTCACTAGCAGTAGAGTAACCACCAGAGTCACAACTGCCACGAAGAGGACCATCACTTCTAGGAGGCTTGTGTCTGAGCAGGCCAGCTCCAGAAGGGGCCCATAGTCACAGTAATAGTGATTCACAACATTGGAAGCACAGAAATCTACCTGGCTCATCAGGATGATTGGGGGTAAGATAGCTAGTAATCCTCCCAGCCAGGAGCAGAACACGAGTTGTATGCAGACCCTGTTGCTCATGATGGTCAGGTAATGCAGGGGTTTGCAGATGGCaacatagcggtcataggacaTAGAAGCCAAGAGGTAAAACTCTGTTGCCCCAAGAAATATAGcaaaaaaatattgaatgaaaCATCCAGCAAAACTGATGACTTTATTTCCTGTTGTCACGCTGGTCAGAAATCTGGGAATAAAAATGGATGTGAAGGAAACTTCTAAGAAGGAGAAATTCCggaggaagaaatacatgggggTCTGGAGGTGAGGGTCTACTAGAGTGAGAATGATGATAGTCAGATTTCCTAGGACACTTATCATGTAAATGAGGAACAGAAAGATGCATATCACAGCCTGGACCTGAGGTTGATTTGTGAAGCCCAACAGAATAAATTCAGTCAACGTCCTGTTTTTCATAGTAGACCTTTAGGGGAtctgaaggagagaagtgagtgaTGAAAACTCAAGTTTCTCAGGGTAGGAGAGACAAAGCTGAACCTAATGAGTCATATCATATATTCATCTCTATGCAGTTGATGTAAACCAGCATTGCATTACACTGGCCTTGGCTCCATGGAAGCCCAATTATCTTCTATGTGAATGACCTTAttcctaaaatctttttaattccCCAAGTTGATATATTCCAGACACTTACCAGACTCTATTACAGAACAattactcaattttttttcagaagaataaCGTTTTTGaacctattctttatttttttttaaatttcttttcatcgtaacagtattccttgtttttgcaccacacccagtgctccatgcaatccgtgccctctctaatacccaccctCTCTAAtactcccccaacctcccacccccgccccttcaaaccctcagattgtttttcagagtccatagtctctcatggttcacctccccttccaatttccctcaactcccttctcctctcctattCTTTAATCccaaaatgtttacaaaatctGAATATTTAAGCCACTTTCCTCTGACTCTGttaattttcatacttttttgCTGTTggtagaactatttttttttatcagattctgttttctgtgctttcctttctcctcattGTACTCTTCCCCCTTACCTGTAGTATTTGATGTTTCACTGGCTCTCTGCCATAGATCCTCATCTCCATTATTGTCCAAATCTGACTTCCTTGTTTCAGCAACCATTAGGACATTCCTCACATGGATATGGTTGAAGGTTTTGAtgcataaatgattttttttcctctacccctATTTCTTTGGAAGCATACGTTTGTAATAGATCTTTAAGATCTTTGATTCAGTACTCTCTCATATTATATTGTGAGCATTTCTGACTATATGAACAAGGCTCTGGTgtcaataaattatattaattagaaTTTTCTTATATGTCTCTCTGTCATGTTCCAGGTTTTATAGGTAGATTTGGGATATATCTCTGAGAATAGAGATTTTGAAATATCCACAGGCAGTACCTCAGAGTGGATTTTGCTAAGCCTTAATGAGTCCTCAATGGCAAAGTAAGGATGACAGTTTATCATGCCTAAACGTTTCCTGTTCTCTATTCTTGGCATAAAGAAACCAGGAAAAGGGACACTCATGTTTTTCACAAGAAGAGTCCTTTATAGATAAATTGGTAATCCCCCAAGAAGGAAACTTTAGTGGTGGTGTCCTATGTGCACATTTGGATTTTTGTGATTCAGAGGCAAAGGCAATAGAAAAGACCAATCTAATTCACATGCATACAAGTTAGAAAAAATCACATTCTCGGAATTCTTCTTGTCAATCTCCCTATTATTCCATACAGCTGTTGGAGGCCCAAGGTGATATTAAACTTTGACCTGGATTTGCCTTTAGCCCTTCCTTCCCTGTTTGTACTAGCCTGTGGTCTTTGGCAAGTACTGCATTTTCATCCCGATTTTCACAATTGATTGACTTCATGATCCACATTTATAGGATAATAACATCAGTGACTTTAAAAACATACAGTGCTCATGCCCTTGACAATTTGAATGATTGCAGTGGGATGTTTCCCTTGTTGTTCCAAAGAGGTGAATCAAAGGTGAGATGTGCCATGTTAGTCTCTGAGTAGTATCGAATTTAACATGCTGTCTATTGGCTTCCCATCAACATtctgcccttctttctctttttgttgttggagTCACTAGCCATAggtggctatttatttatttaagaaattgaattataattgacatacaatattacattcGTTTTCTGtatgcaacatagtgatttgatatttttatgcattatgaAATGGCCGCCACAATAGGTCTCATTACTATCTGCCACCATAAAAGCTATTAGAACATTATTGATTATCACttatgttgtacattatatccctgtgacttatttattttataactggaagtttgtaccacTTAATCCTCTTCACGAACTAttttgcttccctccccccagcttctctgcactctggtaaccatcagctcACTCttgtatctatgagtctgtttctcttttgcttagttggttttatttcttagattccacagGTAAATGTTTCACTCTTCTCTTAATGAAAGTACCCAAGTGTTTGGGCTTGCCTAGGAAGCATATTACCTTCCATTCTATGACTCCAAACCAGAATCCAATCATAGATTCTGAGAGACACAGTCCttcacatatataataaaaaagaaaaacaaataaataacccaCCTcccagcggggcacctgggtggctcagtgggttaaagcctctgccttcagctcaggtcatgatctcaaggtcctgggattgagccccacgtcgggctctccgctcagcagggagtctgcttcccttcctccctctctgcctgcctctctgcctacttgtgatctctgtctgtcaaataaataaatgaaaatcttaaaaagaaataacccacCTCCCAGCAATGATAGAATTAGAAGAGTGGAATTTGATAGATAGAAAATTCCTTAATAATTTTATGCTAAAGGAGATTATTTTGAAGTCAGAAGGCAAGGCTTGGCTTTCTCTGCATTTCTATGTTAGGCAGAGTGACACAGATTTTATCTGCTCTTTTGAAAATAGGCACATGGGAATTGATTTCCTGAAGAAGCTAAGCATGCCCTGTGGACTTAAGTTTAAATGCTTCACATGAACCTCAATTGTTGACAACTTTGAGAACAAGTTGTAAACATATGGCTGAGGAGAGATGGTCCAGAGAGACCATGATAACGGGTTCCATGAGAGAAGCTGCTGGAGACATGATGCTTGTGAAGTTTAGAGTGACAGAGCGAGATCCCTGGGGATTGGTGTGTCTGGCCTACTCATTCTTCCTATTATCTCTCCCTTTAATAACCCAGTTTGGCCAGTGCTCAAacctgaaataaatgaattcacttcACAGTGATTTACCATAATCTTAATGCCATCATGGCCTCCATTAAGATCTGCATGCCTAATTTTACTGAAATAATAGGAATCAgcaactggaaaatattttactgttatAGATTTGGTTGATATGTTCTACTCTGTAAATAGTTCTTTACCTTTgaagaaatgatacattttatttatctcccCATGAGATATTTGGGGAGCCTTGCCAATGCCCACACCTTTATAGATCTTAACCATGTTCAACTTATTCCAAGAACACAGGTATGACATTATATCGATAACATCCTCCTGCAAGGATATTCAGACTTTCCAATCGGGATAAGCCACTGCATGCTGCAAAATTCAAGGTACTTCTATTTTAGTAGAATCTCCAGACATGACTTGTCAGCCTGGGGATGATCTATACCTGGTTCAGGAAGGAACCAACTCTTCATTGACATCAGCTCTTACTACTTTAGAGTAGACTCAACATTTAGTGTGTTTATTTGGGTTTCAGAGGTGATATCTTCCTCATTCACAAACTTTCTTTAAATTCATTATGCTGTTACTCACAAATTGGCTCACTTTGAATGGGCCATCTAAAGACAAAAAGCTGTAGAGTCTGTCTAAATTGCAATTAAATAGGCACTCCCATTGGTCTCTACCCAGAAGCTCCTTCACTGTAGAGGCTTCAGCAACCTCTTTGCATTCCTTCCAGAGTTTCTGGATCCAGCACAGTGGCCATAAATTGTTCATGGGCTTCTGGTGCAAGAAACTGCTTTCCTTGGCTGAATCAACACACCATCAGGATGGCAACTGTTGGTTATATAGTGGGCTCTTCTTGAGATAAATGCTTTCACAGGTCCTGAGCTTGTGATTATCTGAACCTAGTTGTCTGTCTTGCCTTTGGTCATTGAGGCAGCACTCCACAAAGTTGGCATGGCCTTAGGGGCctcattaggaaaaggaaaatgctaaTTATGAAGCCAAACTGGGCCCTCTGGCATATCTCACCTGTAGGTCCTCAGTCCTTTGCTAGATGCAATGGTGCCAAGAGGTCACCCCTCTCCCATATCTGCTGGCTACTTAGGGACCCCCATGGGATGAACTGAATGATTAGGAAAGGGAGTCTGTAGATGTTACAGGTGTCAGCACCACTGTCATGCTTGATAGAGCCACTGAAGAGCTGCTGCATCCCATTTCCTAAACTGGGACATCCCTAATCAAGGATAGGACCCACATTCAGCAGTTATCTTAGCACTAGAGGGCGTTCTGGCTAACACTTGGTCCCTTCTGCACATTTTTATAGACTCTAGGCCATTGTCAATGGTATGATCATCTGGTCTGACTAATGGCAGCAACAACAATTCCTTATCAAAGGTGTTCCCCCCTCTCTGCTGGGGTAAAGAACTTTGGGAATTTCTTGCTTCCCAGATACCCAAAATACAAATCAAGCCCACACATATTCTCCACATa
Proteins encoded in this window:
- the LOC125107582 gene encoding olfactory receptor 6C4-like; this translates as MKNRTLTEFILLGFTNQPQVQAVICIFLFLIYMISVLGNLTIIILTLVDPHLQTPMYFFLRNFSFLEVSFTSIFIPRFLTSVTTGNKVISFAGCFIQYFFAIFLGATEFYLLASMSYDRYVAICKPLHYLTIMSNRVCIQLVFCSWLGGLLAILPPIILMSQVDFCASNVVNHYYCDYGPLLELACSDTSLLEVMVLFVAVVTLVVTLLLVTFSYTFIIRTILRIPSAQQRTKAFSTCSSHMIVVCLSYGSCMFMYINPSAKEEGAFNKGMAVLITSITPLLNPFIYTLRNQQVKQAFKDTIKKIVKL